One stretch of Harmonia axyridis chromosome 1, icHarAxyr1.1, whole genome shotgun sequence DNA includes these proteins:
- the LOC123671465 gene encoding uncharacterized protein LOC123671465, with the protein MNANSERIEISRDLLEKAEKARSVLLLTKSELKYKKEYDKFLQWMEVNRMDSKNTSETVMLAYFQEMSELYSPNSLWTKWSMLKLMMRIHDDIDGSKFHELEAFLKRKSKGYEPKKSKVFSREDIVKFLKNASDQKYLLHKVVLIMGYFGGCRCQELLNMKINHIEDRGSVMVVDIPESKTDIRKRFTIVEENECSALSLVRKYMLLRPSGPERFFLTYRGKRCSVQPVGKNTFGKIPSKIASFLELSNPEAFTGHCLRRTSATALVNAGANMTTLKRHGGWRSSTVAEGYLADSMELKNKTARMLAGMSDERRETTSCLNTVINSDNRLIENPCNSGNNFNGKFDKCRFIFVNTLEGVKDL; encoded by the exons atgaatgcaAACTCAGAGAGAATTGAGATTTCAAGAGATTTGTTGGAAAAGGCTGAAAAAGCTCGTTCCGTACTACTACTGACAAAGTCGGAACTTAAGTACAAAAAGGAATATGACAAATTTCTGCAGTGGATGGAAGTTAACCGTATGGATAGTAAAAACACGAGTGAAACTGTAATGTTGGCGTATTTTCAAGAGATG TCTGAATTGTATAGTCCTAATTCGCTGTGGACTAAGTGGTCAATGCTAAAATTGATGATGAGAATACATGATGACATAGATGGAAGTAAATTTCACGAATTGGAAGCGTTTCTCAAACGCAAAAGTAAAGGCTATGAGCCAAAAAAGTCTAAAGTGTTTAGTCGGGAAGatattgtcaaatttttgaagaatgcgTCTGATCAAAAATACTTACTTCATAAG GTAGTTTTGATTATGGGTTATTTCGGGGGCTGTAGATGTCAAGAacttttgaatatgaaaattaatcACATCGAAGATAGGGGCTCTGTTATGGTGGTTGACATTCCGGAAAGTAAAACAGATATTCGTAAGAGATTTACTATTGTGGAAGAAAACGAGTGCTCTGCATTGAGTCTAGTGAGGAAGTATATGCTTCTACGTCCATCGGGCCCGGAAAGATTTTTTCTAACGTATCGAGGAAAACGTTGCTCAGTTCAACCGGTTGGAAAAAATACATTCGGGAAAATTCCAAGCAAAATTGCTAGTTTTTTGGAATTGTCGAATCCAGAAGCATTCACAGGACATTGTCTGCGAAGGACTTCTGCGACTGCCTTGGTCAATGCAGGAGCAAATATGACAACATTGAAGAGACATGGTGGATGGCGAAGTTCAACGGTGGCAGAAGGGTATTTGGCCGACAGcatggaattgaaaaacaaaactgcaagaATGTTAGCTGGCATGTCAGATGAAAGAAGGGAAACAACTTCATGTTTGAATACAGTCATTAACAGTGACAACCGTTTAATAGAAAATCCTTGCAATTCGGGTAACAACTTTAATGGTAAATTCGACAAATGTCGGTTTATTTTTGTGAACACTTTAGAGGGAGTTAAAGATCTATAA